Below is a genomic region from Mycolicibacter hiberniae.
AGCCGCCCAGGTGCCCGGGCGGCACCACCTCGAGCAGGCCGCGGCGGTAGTCGACCACCAGCAGTTGGGCCTGCTCGGCGGTGTGGGCGCGTACCAGCTCCCGGCACAGCGTGCGCAGCGCCGAGGTCTTGCCGCACTCGCTCTCGCCCAGGACCAGCAGGTGCGGTTGCCGGCCGAAATCGAGGGCGACGGCGGCCAGTTCGGGTTCACCGATGCCCAGTACCGGCAGTCCGGCGGCGGCCGCGGCCACATCTGCGGGCGCCACCACGGCCGGCAGCAACCGGATCGGCGGGGCGACGACACCGTCGGGATGCCGCAGCGGCGCCCAGTTTTCGGGCCGGGCGAGCCGCATGTGCATGCCCTCGGCAGTCAGACCGCGCCCGGGCCGATCCTGCGGCACCTGCTGGGCTTGCCGGCGGTCCAGTTCGGATTCGGCGGGATCTCCCAGGCGCAGCTCGATGCGGGTGCCGATGAGGTCGCGCAGGGCGGGCCGCACCTCGGCCCACCGCGACGCAGCCAGCACCACGTGCACGCCGTGGGACAGTCCGCTGGCGGCCAGTGCGACGATCGCGGCTTCGAGGTCGAATTCGCGGCACAGCGCAGCCCATCCGTCGATCACCAGGAAGACGTCGGGGGCCACGCCCTGGCCTTCCGCATCGCGGTCGGCGCCGGTTTCGCGGCGCGCCACCACAGCCTGCAGTTCGGCGACCATCCGCCCGACCAGATCGGGGTGCGCACGGTCGGCCACCGCGCCCACCTGCGGCACGGCGCCGAGGCCCGAAAGCATGCCACCGCCGAAGTCCAGGCAGTAGAACACGACCCGGGCCGCATCGTGGGTGGCGCACAGTGCGGCGATCAGGGTGCACAGGGCGGTCGACTTGCCCGATTGCGGCGCGCCGACCACTGCGACGTGTCCGGCTGCGCCGTCGAGCCGGACGCACAAGGCGGTGCGCCGCTGCTCGAATGGCCGGTCGACGACGCCGACGGGAACGCTCAGGTGGGCAGCAGGGTTGCTGCGCAACACCGATCCCAGGTCCGGGGAATCGCCTAAGGGTGCCAGCCAGATTCGGCGCGCTTGGGCGCCGTGCCCGGACACCCTGTGCAGCATCGCCTGCATCACGGTGCGCGCGCCTGGATCGGGTGCGGCGGCGGGGCGGTGAATCGGCGCGGCGGTGAACGGCTGTACCGCGGCGGGCGCCGACAGGGGGCGCGGGCACACACCGGAGACATAGGCCGTCTGGAATCGCCGTACGGTGCCGTCGGCGGTGCGCAGAAACCCCAGACCGGGGGTGTTCTCCAGGTCGTGCGCAGCCGTGGTGCCCAAGACGATCCGGGATTCGGCGGCTGACATCGTCTTCAGGCACACCCGGTAGGACAGGTGCGCTTCCAGCCCGCGCAGCCTGCCCTCTTCGAGGCGCTGGCTGGCCAGCAGCAGGTGGATTCCCAGCGACCGGCCCAGCCGGCCGATTGCGACGAAGGTGTCGAGGAGGTCGGGGTGGCGGTGCAGCAGTTCGGAGAACTCGTCGACGATGAGCAGCAGTGCCGGGAGGGCCGGTAGCTGCGGCTGCGTCGCGCGCGCCTGCCGGTATGCGGCCACGCCGGGCAGCCCGGCGTCGCGCAACTGCTGCTGGCGGCGCTGCAGCTCTCCGGCCAGTGCGTCGCGCATCCGGTCGACCAGCGGCGCCTCCTCGGCGAGATTGGTGATGACGGCACTGACGTGGCGGGCCTGGGAGAATCCGAGGAAAGTTGCGCCGCCTTTGAAGTCGACCAGGACCAGGTTCAGGTCCTCAGGCGAGTGACGCGCCACCATGCCCAGGACCAGGGTGCGCAGAAACTCCGATTTCCCGGATCCGGTGGCGCCGATACACAGTCCGTGCGGACCGCTGCCCCGATCGGCGGCCTCTTTGATGTCCAGCAGCACCGGGCCGGCGGCGTCGTCGGTGCCGATGGGAACGCACAACCGCTGCGCCGCCGCGCCCGCCCAGGCAGCCGGCGGGTCGAAGCCGTCGACGGTGTCGATGCCCAGCAGCTCAGCCCACCCCCGGTCGCCGCGGCCGGAGCCGGCCGCCCGGCAGCCGGCCAGTCGCTGAGCGCACACCGTCGCATCGGGGAGGCTCAGGTAGTCCGGCTGGCCGAGACGGCCGTCGCGGTCGTGCAACGTTGTTGCCGACACGGCCAGGCGGCGAGCGGCGCCGCGCGCTCCTGCCTCGGCTACCCGCAGACCTGCCGGGTCGTCACTGATCACCACGGCCCGGCGGCCGGCGAGGTCGCTTTCGGCGGCCGCCAGGTCGGGATAGGTCAGCAGCAGCATTCCCCC
It encodes:
- the eccCb gene encoding type VII secretion protein EccCb — protein: MTGPAPCVTPPSPPPQNEIGVAAPPSVRDGDHRMILARLLPIGAAVAMLAVTVIAHRAGVSALRSPVAVLPVMMLSSAVALAVAGRSRSGGNGIDDDRQSYLAYLSRLRGAVTESAAAQTEFARWSHPDPDVLWQLTGGSRQWEREPADPAFGSARVGIGPAVPASRLVAPAHDPASRADPVADAALQRFLDTYATVPELPVTLPVLGGEPLLLDGDAERVGGLLRALICQLAVLHAPAVLAIAAVTSSRQRDWDWLKWLPHHQHPSASGGMLLLTYPDLAAAESDLAGRRAVVISDDPAGLRVAEAGARGAARRLAVSATTLHDRDGRLGQPDYLSLPDATVCAQRLAGCRAAGSGRGDRGWAELLGIDTVDGFDPPAAWAGAAAQRLCVPIGTDDAAGPVLLDIKEAADRGSGPHGLCIGATGSGKSEFLRTLVLGMVARHSPEDLNLVLVDFKGGATFLGFSQARHVSAVITNLAEEAPLVDRMRDALAGELQRRQQQLRDAGLPGVAAYRQARATQPQLPALPALLLIVDEFSELLHRHPDLLDTFVAIGRLGRSLGIHLLLASQRLEEGRLRGLEAHLSYRVCLKTMSAAESRIVLGTTAAHDLENTPGLGFLRTADGTVRRFQTAYVSGVCPRPLSAPAAVQPFTAAPIHRPAAAPDPGARTVMQAMLHRVSGHGAQARRIWLAPLGDSPDLGSVLRSNPAAHLSVPVGVVDRPFEQRRTALCVRLDGAAGHVAVVGAPQSGKSTALCTLIAALCATHDAARVVFYCLDFGGGMLSGLGAVPQVGAVADRAHPDLVGRMVAELQAVVARRETGADRDAEGQGVAPDVFLVIDGWAALCREFDLEAAIVALAASGLSHGVHVVLAASRWAEVRPALRDLIGTRIELRLGDPAESELDRRQAQQVPQDRPGRGLTAEGMHMRLARPENWAPLRHPDGVVAPPIRLLPAVVAPADVAAAAAGLPVLGIGEPELAAVALDFGRQPHLLVLGESECGKTSALRTLCRELVRAHTAEQAQLLVVDYRRGLLEVVPPGHLGGYAVTAPMLRSQLADVTAQLSARLPGAGLAPQQLRARSWWSGPQWFVVVDDHDVVTAGSGNPLTPLLDYLPYAGDVGLHLIVACRTGGAARSAYEPTLTALSDLGAMRLAMSGAEAPGGWGRPADLPAGRGTLTTRADGPRLIQVTWEP